The DNA sequence CAGCATCAGGTGCATCTGAAAGAAATCCGGATGCGTCCGAAAATCGGCAAACATGACATTGAGTTCAAGCTGAAAAGCGCCCGGAAGTTTCTGGAGCAGAAAGACAAGGTCAAATTCAATATCATGTTCCGTGGTCGTGAAAACGCGCACCATGAACTCGGCCGAACCATCCTCGGAGAAATCCAGGAACAGCTTTCCGATCTGGCAAAAGTGGAGCAGGCTCCCTCAATGGCCAGCGGTCGGAATATGATCATGGTGCTGGCTCCCAGGTAGAACTGTCTGGCAGACCGTACTTCTCCGGTAAAATTCGAACCTCGACCTCCCCATGGCTGATCGTGCGCGCCCTGTACGCAACCTGCCTGAATCTGCAGGCAGGCTGGTTGCTCTCGGAATGCAGCTTGGCGAAGCTCGAAAATCAGGGTTTTACCCAGGCGCCGCTGCGGTTGCTCTCAATAATCGCCTCGATCACTTTCATGTTGGCGACAGCATCGGTAAGTGGCGTGGGCACCGCGGTGTTGTTGAGGATGGCCAGCGAGAACAGATCGCCCTGGATACTGTATTGATTGCACAGATCCAGTTTGACCTCGGCGATATCAGCGCCGGTCTGGTGCCAGACACGACAGGGGCGGTCGATCGGCGCATTGAAGGGAATTTCAATCTCCACCCGTCCCTGTGTGCCATGAATCTGCACCCGCTGATAGGGATTGAGCTGTGTCGAGCAGGTGAAGGTGGAGGTTCCTCTGCCGAAGTCTAGCGTGGCCGAAGCCAGGCGATCGGTCCCCAGCTCACTGTCGTATTCGACGATTCCTGAGACGCGCTGCGGTTCCTCGCCAAAGATAAATCGTGAGAGTGAGATGGGATAGCAGCCGATGTCCATCAGGCCGCCACCACCGATTTCGCTCTGGTTACGAATGTTCTGCGGATCGTCATTGAAGTAAGAGAAAAATGACTGAATCGTACGCAGTTCCCCGATTGTGCCGTCTGTCACCAGCTTCCTGGCCAACTGCCACTGGGGGTGGTGGCGATACATGAAGGCTTCCATCACTTTCAGCTCGGGATGCGCTGCGGCGCAGTCAACCAGTTGCTGGCCCTCGCTGGAGGAGAGCCCGATTGGCTTTTCACACAACACATGTTTGCCTGCTTCGATGGCCTTGATGGACCAGGGGACATGCAGATGGTTGGGCAGGGGATTGTAGATCGCATCAATGTCCTGATCGGCCAGCAGTTCTTCGTAAGAACCGTACGCACGGGGGATTCCCAGCTCGGCGGCAGTCTGCTCAGCCTGGTCGAGCGTGCGGGAAGCGATCGCGCTGATCTCACAATGTTCTCCCTGCTGCATGGCGGGGATGACCTGTATGGTGCCGATTTTTGCGGTGCTTAAAATGCCCCAGCGAATGCGATTGCTCATAGACGAAGCCGCCTCTGTCCAAGTGTGAGTGGATATGATGTGTTCGAGTTGCTGAATCTGTATTCATCATGCAGCATTGCCGGCGGAGTGTAAAGGCACTGGAGATGCAGCGGAATCGAATGCCTGGTGAGCAGGATCTCTTCATTGAAATTCTTGGGGAGGAAAACACCGTAAACAGATGCTGTGGTCGGGTTCCGTCTACTGTGTGATGCGTTCACTGTTGACGGAATTTTCTGATTCTCGACAATGAGACTGTCATCTGTCCGGGCCGCGAGAACGGGGGGTGCCGTGCAAATTGGACTAAAAAGTCCTTTATTGGGGCTCGTGCTGCAATTTTGCGGGGTTCATGGCTGTCTGGCTTAGCATGCAGCAGCGGGGGCTTGTCCCCAATAATGAGAATTTTAAATCCGGCGACTCCCGACTCCAAGAAACTTTCCTTTACCTGACGCTGAATGGATTGCTTACATCTCCCCTTGCATCTATTGTGCGAAAATAGATGGGGTATCATCTCTCCAAACCGGTTGAAAAGTCCGCCGCGACCATCGATTGACTCATCAATCTCCAAGACACGTTCTGTCTGTTTCAGGTTGGTCCGGCTCGAAAGGTCTTGTCAGGTATAGCAAAAATGGATCGTTTTCTGTTTCCAAAATGGACAAATACGATTGTACCAGTGCTGGGTGCGCTGGGGGCGATTGGTGTCCTGTATGTCGTTGGTATGGTTGCATTTGGGGCGAGTCCGGAGACGACGGACGTCGGTTATCAGCCCGAGCAGCCACTCCCCTTCAGTCATGCTCTGCACGCAGGCAAGTTGAAGCTGGACTGCCGCTACTGTCATAACACAGTTGAAGTTGCCGGCCACGCTGCTGTGCCTCCTACCGCGACCTGTCTGAACTGCCACTCTGGTGCAGACGCCAACGGGGTAGTCAACACTGTTGCTATTCACTCGACCAGCCCCAAGCTGGCTCCCATCCGGGAAAGCCAGGCGACCGGGAAGTCGATGCAGTGGCGTCGTGTGCATGACCTGCCGGACTATGTGTACTTCAACCATAGTGCTCACGTTCGTCGTGGTGTGAGCTGTGTTTCCTGCCATGGTCGCGTTGACAAAATGGACAAGGTCACACAGGTTAAGCCGTTGAGCATGGGCTGGTGTCTGGAGTGTCATCGGCACCCTGAACCGAATCTGCGTCCACCTGAGCTGGTAACGAAGCTCGACTGGAAACCCGAAGGGGATCCGGAAGAAGTGGGTGCGAAGATTCGGAAAGAATTGAATTTGAATCCTTCTACTAATTGTTCTACGTGTCACCGCTAAGGGGTTCGGTTGTGGATAAAAAGTATTGGCGAAGTCTGGGTGAGTTGCATTCCACACCGGAATTTGAAGAGATATTGCATCGCGAGTTTCCCGTGGCCGCTTCGGAGTATCCGGAAGGTGTTTCGCGGCGTCGCTGGATGCAGATCATGGGTGCATCCGTTGCTCTGGCCAGTGTGTCGGGGTGTCGCTGGGAAGATGAGAAGATTTCACCGAGCGTGTCTCGTCCCGAGGGGATGATTCCCGGTGAGCCTCAGAAATATGCGACCTTTGTTGAACTGGGCGGGCAGGCCCAAAGTCTGCTGGTCACCAGCTACGACGGGCGTCCGATCAAAGTTGAAGGGAATCCCGATTCGGCTCAGAACCGTGGTTCTTCCACGGCACAGGCGCAGTCAGAAACTCTGTCTCTGTACGATCCCGATCGTGCGGTCGGCGTGATTGAGCGTCAGGACGGAAATCGCTATGTCCGTGACTGGCAGGCGTTTCTGGCATATTCAGATAAAGTGCTGGGTCAGGCACGCGAGAACGGTGGAGCCAGGCTGCGAGTGCTCGCCGATCTCAGTACTTCTGTAACCCGAAAGGGATTGCAGGACAAATTCGCAGCCATGTATCCCCAGGCGCGCTGGTTCGATTACGGAGCCGGTAACCGGGATAATGCTTACGCCGGTTCCCGTCTGGCATTCGGCGAAGTTGTTCGTCCTCACTTCGATCTGAAGAAAGCGAACATCATTGTCTGCTTGGATGAAGATCTGCTGTCAGAGCATCCCGCCGGTATGCTGCACACTCGCGAGTGGGCCGCCCGTCGGGATCCCGCCGCTGGTCCGATGAACCGTCTCTACGTGGTTGAAAGCCGTTACACCACAACCGGTGTGGCTGCCGACCATCGTCTGCCGACTCGTTCGGTCGATCTGGGGGCGTTTCTGTCGAAGCTGGAATCTCAGGTTCAGGCACGTGTCGATGGGAAGAAGCCGGAAGCAGCCAGCGAAGAATACGCTGACAAAGTTCTCGCTGCGATGGCTGAAGACCTGGTGGCCAATCAGGGTTCCAGCCTGGTCGCGATCGGCGAGAATCAGCCTGCTGAATTGCACGCCCGCGTCCATAAGCTGAATGAGCAGCTGGGCAATGTTGGCGAGACGGTCAAATACACGCAGGAGCCGCTGGCAACGGAACTTCCTTCTGTTGAAGCACTGCGGACGCTGACGGAAGAAATGCAGTCTGGTGCCGTCGAAACCCTGGTCATTCTGGGTGGAAACCCCGCTTACAATGCTCCTGGCGACATCGATTTTGTCTCTGCTCTCTCCAAGGTGCCGAATGCGATTCACCTGGGTGAGTACGAAGACGAAACTTCACTGCTCTGTCACTGGCACCTGCCAAAGACACATCCGTTCGAACAGTGGGGTGATTCCCGGGCCTACGACGGAACTCTGTGCGTAGGTCAGCCGCTGATTGAGCCTCTGCACGACGGAAAATCAGAAGTCGAGCTGCTGGCAATTCTGTGCGGCGACAAACATCCGGTCGCTCTGGATCTGGTGAAAGAAGCCGTCAAAGGTTCGCTGGATTCCATGGCGGTTAACGCCTCCTGGCGTCGCTCGGTGCACGATGGTTTCGTGAAAGGTACATCGCTGCCCGCAGTCTCGCCCAAAGTGAAAGACCTGCCCGCTGCCAAGGCTGTTGAAACTTCCGACGAAGATCTGGAACTGGTTTTCTATCTCAGCCCGAAACTGTATGACGGTCGTTTCGCCAACAGTGGCTGGTTGCAGGAAACTCCCGACAGCCTGAGCAAGATTACCTGGGACAACGCAGCCCTGATTGCTCCGAAGACCGCCGATGACCTGGGTGTCAAATTCGGTTCTGTCGTCAAGCTGATCCTGGATGGAAAGTCTCTGGAGCTGCCCGTTTACGTGATGCCCGGTCAGGCTCCGAATTCGGTTGCCGTCGCTCTGGGCTACGGTCGTACCGCCGCCGGTCTGGTTGGCGGAGACGTCGCTCGCGATGTGAAACCCGTTGGTGAGAACGTCGCTGCCCTGCAGGCTAAGGGAGCGATGAACTTCAAGACCGGTCTGAAAGTCGAAGACACCGGCAAGGAGTACGAGCTCGCCGTCACCCAGGATCACCATGCCATCGACACCGTCGGCGGCAACGAAGTGCTGGGCCGCGTTGGTCAGCTGGTCCGGGAAGGTACCCTGGGCGAGTGGGAAAAATATCCCGACTTCGCCGAACATCGGACACACCATCCGCCGCTCAAGTCACCCTGGGAAGAACTGTCTTACGACGGTCACGCCTGGGGGATGTCGATCGACCTCTCCAAGTGTGTAGGCTGTAATGCGTGTACCGTCGCCTGTCAGGCAGAGAACAACGTTCCGGTCGTTGGTCGCGAGCAGGTCATCAACAGCCGTGAAATGCACTGGATGCGAATCGATCGTTACTTCACCGGTGACGACGTCAACAATCCCGGCGTAGCAACTCAGCCGATGCTCTGTCAGCAGTGCGAACTGGCACCCTGTGAGCAGGTTTGTCCGGTCGCTGCTACCGTGCACACCGACGAAGGTCTGAACGACATGGTTTACAACCGCTGTGTCGGTACCCGTTACTGTGCGAACAACTGTCCTTATAAAGTACGTCGCTTCAACTACTTCAACTTCAACAAAGTTTACGAAGAGCCACGCGGCAAGCTGCAGGCCCTGGTACTGAATCCGGAAGTCACGGTGCGTCATCGTGGTGTGATGGAGAAATGTACTTACTGTGTGCAGCGAATCAAGGCCGTTCAGATCGAAGCCAAGAACGAACAGCGGCCGATCAAGGATGGCGAAATCGTGACTGCCTGCCAGCAGGCCTGTTCTGCCAAGGCGATTGAGTTTGGCGACCTGAATAACGAAAACAGCCGCGTTGCCAAGGCCCATGCAAATCCGCGGACCTACACGGCACTCTCGGAACTGAATATCAAACCTCGTACTTCTTACATGGCCCGGATTTCGAATCCGCATCCATCACTGGCACCTCCGGTTCCAGAACCTCATGGTCACGGTCATGGCGAGCAGCATGCTGAAGCCGACGGTCACGGCGATCATAAGCATTATGAGAAGCACGAAAAGAGTGAGAAACATTAAGAGTGGAGCAGGGCGGTAGAAACTCTCTGCCGCTGTGTGACAAAACGAATTACCAATCCGTTTGATTTTATAAAGTAAAGAACTGGAACTATGGCTTCAGTAGCATCCGAGCCAATTGACACAACAACGGAAGTTCCCGGCAAACGTACTCCGCTCGTCACCGGTGCACATGATTACGGAACCATCACGGATGCCGTCTGTCGGCTGGCCGAATGTAAGGCTCCCCTCAGCTGGTACGTGGCACTGGCTGCTTCCGCCGCGCTGATGGGTATGCTGTTTGGTCTGGTGGGGTACCTGATCATCACTGGTGTTGGTGTCTGGGGTAACCGCAGTCCGGTCTTCTGGGGCTGGCCGATCGTGAACTTCGTGTTCTGGGTTGGTATCGGTCACGCGGGTACCCTGATTTCCGCGATTCTGTTCCTGTTCCGACAGGACTGGCGTACCGGGATCAACCGCGCTGCCGAAGCGATGACGATTTTCGCTGTGGTCTGTGCGGGGCTGTTCCCCGGGATTCACATCGGTCGTGTCTGGCTGGCTTACTGGCTCTTCCCGATTCCCAACCAGATGTCTATGTGGCCAAACTTCCGCAGCCCGTTGCTGTGGGACGTGTTCGCCGTTTCTACTTACGCGACCGTATCACTGTTGTTCTGGTACATGGGGATGATCCCCGACCTGGCCACCCTGCGTGACCGAGCCAAGAATAAAATTGCTCAGTTCGGTTACGGACTGTTCTCACTGGGCTGGAACGGTTCTTCCCGTCACTGGCACCGCTACGAGCGGGCTTACCTGCTCCTGGCTGCCCTCGCAACTCCGCTGGTGCTCAGTGTGCATACCATCGTGAGTTTCGACTTTGCCGTTTCACAGCTCCCCGGTTGGCATACCACGATCTTCCCGCCTTACTTCGTCGCGGGTGCGGTCTTCAGTGGTTTCGCCATGGTGCTGACGCTGATGATTCCCGTGCGATCCATCTGCGGTATCAAAGACCTGTTGACCGACCGTCACCTGGAAAACATGACCAAGGTGATCATCGCCACCGGAACCATGGTCGGTTATGCCTACGCTATGGAATTCTTCATCGCCTGGTACGGCGGTAACCGCTATGAAACATTCGCCTTCATCAACCGTGCGTTCGGTCCCTATGCCTGGGCTTACTGGATCATGGTATCCTGTAACGTAATCAGCCCGCAGCTGTTCTGGATCAAGAAGATTCGCACAACGCCGTGGATGATTTTTGTGGTCTGTATTTTTGTGAATATCGGTATGTGGTTCGAACGTTTCGTGATTACCGTCACCTCGCTGAGCCGCGACTTCCTGCCTTCCAGCTGGGGTTACTTCAAACCGACTATTGTTGACGTGTTAATGTTGATCGGAAGTTTCGGTCTGTTCATGACGCTGTTCCTGCTCTTCTGTAAATTCCTTCCGATGGTAGCGATGGCAGAAGTCAAAAGTGTTTATCATGAACCCCACGGTCATGGCGATTATCAGCCAGAGATCAAAGACTAGAGGCAATCAGAACGACTGTCAGACTGTATTTTAATACGGTATAAAACATGAGTATGAATAAAGAAATTATGGCGACCACGATCGAACATCCAGCTGAGAACAAAGTAGAACCCGAACTCCTGGGGTTGCTGGCCGAGTTCAATGATCCGGAATCCCTGATGGAAGCATCCCGGAAGGTGCGCGATGCCGGCTACAATCGCTGGGATACCCATACCCCGTTCCCGGTTCACGGGATCGATGAAGCCATGGGCATCAAATACACGATTCTGCCCTGGATTGTGGCTGCCTGCGGTCTGACCGGCGGTACCATCGCGATCAGTATGCAGTACTGGATGAACGCCGTCGATTACCCGTTCCTGATCAGTGGTAAGCCGCTCTTCAGTATTCCGGCCTGTATTCCGATCATGTTCGAACTCTCGGTTCTGCTGGCTG is a window from the Gimesia benthica genome containing:
- the infC gene encoding translation initiation factor IF-3, with translation METTQRLNDQIRISPVRVIDQDGEQLGVIPTAEALKLAMEANLDLVEVASDAKPPVCRIMDYGKLKYERKKKTSKNTKQHQVHLKEIRMRPKIGKHDIEFKLKSARKFLEQKDKVKFNIMFRGRENAHHELGRTILGEIQEQLSDLAKVEQAPSMASGRNMIMVLAPR
- a CDS encoding Gfo/Idh/MocA family protein, with amino-acid sequence MSNRIRWGILSTAKIGTIQVIPAMQQGEHCEISAIASRTLDQAEQTAAELGIPRAYGSYEELLADQDIDAIYNPLPNHLHVPWSIKAIEAGKHVLCEKPIGLSSSEGQQLVDCAAAHPELKVMEAFMYRHHPQWQLARKLVTDGTIGELRTIQSFFSYFNDDPQNIRNQSEIGGGGLMDIGCYPISLSRFIFGEEPQRVSGIVEYDSELGTDRLASATLDFGRGTSTFTCSTQLNPYQRVQIHGTQGRVEIEIPFNAPIDRPCRVWHQTGADIAEVKLDLCNQYSIQGDLFSLAILNNTAVPTPLTDAVANMKVIEAIIESNRSGAWVKP
- a CDS encoding cytochrome c3 family protein codes for the protein MDRFLFPKWTNTIVPVLGALGAIGVLYVVGMVAFGASPETTDVGYQPEQPLPFSHALHAGKLKLDCRYCHNTVEVAGHAAVPPTATCLNCHSGADANGVVNTVAIHSTSPKLAPIRESQATGKSMQWRRVHDLPDYVYFNHSAHVRRGVSCVSCHGRVDKMDKVTQVKPLSMGWCLECHRHPEPNLRPPELVTKLDWKPEGDPEEVGAKIRKELNLNPSTNCSTCHR
- a CDS encoding TAT-variant-translocated molybdopterin oxidoreductase, producing MDKKYWRSLGELHSTPEFEEILHREFPVAASEYPEGVSRRRWMQIMGASVALASVSGCRWEDEKISPSVSRPEGMIPGEPQKYATFVELGGQAQSLLVTSYDGRPIKVEGNPDSAQNRGSSTAQAQSETLSLYDPDRAVGVIERQDGNRYVRDWQAFLAYSDKVLGQARENGGARLRVLADLSTSVTRKGLQDKFAAMYPQARWFDYGAGNRDNAYAGSRLAFGEVVRPHFDLKKANIIVCLDEDLLSEHPAGMLHTREWAARRDPAAGPMNRLYVVESRYTTTGVAADHRLPTRSVDLGAFLSKLESQVQARVDGKKPEAASEEYADKVLAAMAEDLVANQGSSLVAIGENQPAELHARVHKLNEQLGNVGETVKYTQEPLATELPSVEALRTLTEEMQSGAVETLVILGGNPAYNAPGDIDFVSALSKVPNAIHLGEYEDETSLLCHWHLPKTHPFEQWGDSRAYDGTLCVGQPLIEPLHDGKSEVELLAILCGDKHPVALDLVKEAVKGSLDSMAVNASWRRSVHDGFVKGTSLPAVSPKVKDLPAAKAVETSDEDLELVFYLSPKLYDGRFANSGWLQETPDSLSKITWDNAALIAPKTADDLGVKFGSVVKLILDGKSLELPVYVMPGQAPNSVAVALGYGRTAAGLVGGDVARDVKPVGENVAALQAKGAMNFKTGLKVEDTGKEYELAVTQDHHAIDTVGGNEVLGRVGQLVREGTLGEWEKYPDFAEHRTHHPPLKSPWEELSYDGHAWGMSIDLSKCVGCNACTVACQAENNVPVVGREQVINSREMHWMRIDRYFTGDDVNNPGVATQPMLCQQCELAPCEQVCPVAATVHTDEGLNDMVYNRCVGTRYCANNCPYKVRRFNYFNFNKVYEEPRGKLQALVLNPEVTVRHRGVMEKCTYCVQRIKAVQIEAKNEQRPIKDGEIVTACQQACSAKAIEFGDLNNENSRVAKAHANPRTYTALSELNIKPRTSYMARISNPHPSLAPPVPEPHGHGHGEQHAEADGHGDHKHYEKHEKSEKH
- the nrfD gene encoding NrfD/PsrC family molybdoenzyme membrane anchor subunit yields the protein MASVASEPIDTTTEVPGKRTPLVTGAHDYGTITDAVCRLAECKAPLSWYVALAASAALMGMLFGLVGYLIITGVGVWGNRSPVFWGWPIVNFVFWVGIGHAGTLISAILFLFRQDWRTGINRAAEAMTIFAVVCAGLFPGIHIGRVWLAYWLFPIPNQMSMWPNFRSPLLWDVFAVSTYATVSLLFWYMGMIPDLATLRDRAKNKIAQFGYGLFSLGWNGSSRHWHRYERAYLLLAALATPLVLSVHTIVSFDFAVSQLPGWHTTIFPPYFVAGAVFSGFAMVLTLMIPVRSICGIKDLLTDRHLENMTKVIIATGTMVGYAYAMEFFIAWYGGNRYETFAFINRAFGPYAWAYWIMVSCNVISPQLFWIKKIRTTPWMIFVVCIFVNIGMWFERFVITVTSLSRDFLPSSWGYFKPTIVDVLMLIGSFGLFMTLFLLFCKFLPMVAMAEVKSVYHEPHGHGDYQPEIKD